A single window of Flavobacterium sp. 140616W15 DNA harbors:
- a CDS encoding RHS repeat-associated core domain-containing protein, which yields MESIAETGLAYNRFRYYDLEEGRYISQDPIGLASGEFGFYNYVHNTNAWIDVFGLSAYAPTHHIATNKDKAWKDQFRALFKKHGFGKFKNGRERKDVLNDPRNKVDVVGHKGPHNETDFHKNILRDLTEAGENGGDAGFEAKLAEMKTDCTTVGSEMNKIITKTY from the coding sequence ATTGAAAGTATAGCAGAGACAGGGCTTGCCTATAATCGTTTTAGGTACTACGATCTTGAGGAAGGGCGGTACATAAGTCAGGATCCGATTGGCTTGGCTTCTGGAGAGTTCGGGTTTTATAACTATGTTCATAATACCAATGCGTGGATAGATGTTTTTGGATTATCTGCTTATGCACCGACCCATCACATAGCTACTAATAAAGATAAAGCATGGAAAGATCAATTTAGAGCTCTCTTTAAAAAACATGGATTTGGTAAATTTAAAAATGGTAGAGAGCGAAAAGATGTTCTAAATGACCCTCGTAATAAAGTAGATGTTGTAGGTCATAAAGGACCGCATAATGAAACAGATTTTCATAAAAACATTTTAAGAGATTTGACCGAAGCAGGTGAAAATGGAGGAGATGCTGGTTTTGAAGCTAAACTTGCTGAAATGAAAACTGACTGTACCACAGTAGGTAGTGAAATGAATAAAATTATCACTAAAACTTATTAA
- a CDS encoding HNH endonuclease signature motif containing protein → MRKNFNSRGRKKFLKRLGKDEKSLRDRGFSETQIKEIKLGNVPKDYEVHHKKPLFRGGDNNFNNLDLMEKADHKKYFKELHYYEGDVSPYYL, encoded by the coding sequence ATGAGAAAAAACTTTAATAGTAGAGGACGAAAAAAATTCTTAAAAAGATTAGGAAAGGATGAAAAATCTTTAAGAGACAGAGGATTTTCGGAAACACAGATAAAAGAAATAAAGTTAGGTAATGTACCTAAAGATTATGAAGTACATCATAAAAAGCCATTGTTTAGAGGAGGAGATAATAATTTTAATAATTTAGATTTAATGGAAAAAGCAGATCACAAAAAGTACTTCAAGGAACTTCATTATTATGAAGGTGATGTATCTCCTTATTATTTATAA
- a CDS encoding DUF6531 domain-containing protein, translating into MEKESKYADKSYHEKVSQQLAITTAKKTQGISANVTTAQKTYNNKSLSTSTKVTALALNAVDTGIQAFGAVTSMVDGVLGAALMPMLEGIGMKGMASLPISKQLDPVLGIDIHMVTIPPSPAPIPMPHPYIGMLFRPKDFLAAAIASIIPPPPAPPPMSETPTDGEQTEANKVQALTVAHTAATMIVGMIGATVKIGGFIPRAVASTPTKNIPHFPMGAGFHPVYSRLCSKNNGHALLGSLLALADGDPIGGGGAHLHNSCQDIGIFSPHTFRPTKNKDDSIKIGLKLFLPTSVIIPIPTSGLIITNPVPAPFNPITMLKKMLRATLGKFVGGKMHKLVNKKIGSGKLQNMLHKGICTVTGHPVDVATGNFFTDEEDFFLPGPIPLSWERTYYSKSDYQGPLGNGWHHAYDMAMHVDDDTNTVTVRLTDGRPIAFEKPSLKKPTFNKAEQLELFVDDTNRLYLWDIKENLYYYFTPNSYNDLHLLQTVANANGFALFFGYDTNGFLIKITDAAHRELTVINDNQGRILTITAPHPTAYNQFFAIATYEYDAIGNLVKQTNAENDSMFFEYKDRLMTKEIWRNGLNWYFEYDGTAPGARCVHTWGDGDIYNHKLFFEEGKTIVTDSRGHDIEYYHKNGLVYKRIDPNGAINQWLYDKDNQLLSETDPLENAYLFGYDNRGNQIQTTNPMGGTETTDYSFLHKNLPSLLETSLGGKWKWKYDSNGNTIEVTNPNNAKTKIEYQNGLPNTIIDYLGNKTLLEYDKNYNLIQITEPTGAITLYSYDSLGRNITTQNAKDAKQKLFYDLLGRVTQVDDFDGNEIKLQYDGIDNLLQYNDAQTEVSYTYKGMWKMTGRYQNQKKTLFFYNKEEQLIRIENDHQPYTFKRDSVGNVVEESPFDNVVRLYKHDLAGNVLQKEIENHESTLAQNAKTNYEYNRLGNIQKITYTDGIEHLFDYNPAGLLISAINPASEVTFAYDTLGNITQETQNGTIITNTYNAVGQRTNLKSNLGANLDLEYNELGQLSKMKTQEDWQSTFGYDQMGLEIQRLLPGNIQQTTNRDALGRPTEQLVGHASKRVKSRKYQWGINNQLRQIIDSTTGVTNFAYNKNGHLTEAKYADGSIQNRYPDGKGNLYETPEKKDRTYTRDGKLEKKGSWHYKYDHLGNLIEKYKKTGSIFSFKEEHWFYEWNATGMLKRVQRPDGDYVNFAYDALGRRIYKHYKKTFTNFAWDGNVPLHEWKTFTTKDVLSDNIITWVFEEDSFSPIAKIKNDKQYSIINDHLGTPIEAYADDGKLIWERSLNSNGKVLKETGFENFCQFLYQGQSYDSEIELAYNRFRYYDPEEGRYISQDPIGLLSGEFGFYNYVHDTNAWIDELGLASNAYKAAWTKARKKYWSDELEAIPGRFSERNKQRIREGNSPQIKVIVEDKLGNRSTKYVSMELEHTHLKQRGGSLKAHESWNLTEANPWGHASMDKYRHVGTKLIKILEGLNPK; encoded by the coding sequence ATGGAAAAAGAATCTAAATATGCAGATAAAAGCTATCATGAAAAAGTGAGCCAACAGCTTGCTATTACCACAGCTAAGAAAACGCAAGGGATTTCGGCCAATGTAACTACTGCTCAAAAGACATATAATAATAAAAGCCTAAGTACTTCTACCAAAGTTACGGCCTTGGCACTTAATGCTGTGGATACCGGAATACAAGCCTTTGGAGCTGTAACAAGTATGGTAGATGGAGTATTAGGAGCGGCATTGATGCCTATGTTAGAAGGTATCGGGATGAAAGGAATGGCATCGCTACCAATCTCCAAACAGCTTGATCCAGTATTGGGTATAGATATTCATATGGTAACTATACCGCCTTCTCCGGCTCCTATACCAATGCCACATCCGTACATAGGAATGCTTTTTCGCCCAAAAGATTTCTTAGCGGCCGCAATTGCATCTATAATTCCACCGCCACCTGCGCCACCGCCAATGTCTGAAACCCCCACAGATGGAGAACAAACAGAGGCCAATAAAGTACAAGCATTAACCGTAGCACATACCGCAGCCACAATGATTGTGGGTATGATTGGTGCTACTGTAAAAATTGGAGGTTTTATACCGCGTGCGGTAGCGAGTACACCTACAAAAAATATTCCTCATTTTCCGATGGGAGCAGGATTTCATCCTGTTTATTCTAGATTGTGTAGTAAAAATAACGGACATGCTCTTCTAGGTAGTTTGCTAGCTCTTGCAGATGGTGATCCTATTGGTGGTGGTGGTGCCCATTTGCATAATAGTTGTCAAGATATTGGTATTTTTTCTCCCCATACTTTTCGTCCTACAAAAAATAAGGACGATTCAATTAAGATAGGGTTAAAACTATTTTTGCCTACGAGTGTAATAATCCCCATACCCACATCAGGATTAATTATTACGAATCCTGTTCCTGCACCTTTTAACCCAATTACAATGCTCAAAAAAATGCTAAGAGCAACATTGGGGAAGTTTGTAGGGGGTAAAATGCACAAATTAGTCAACAAAAAAATTGGTTCGGGTAAGCTACAAAATATGCTGCACAAAGGAATTTGTACAGTTACAGGTCACCCTGTAGATGTAGCCACAGGTAACTTTTTTACGGATGAAGAAGATTTTTTCTTGCCTGGTCCCATACCTTTATCATGGGAACGTACCTATTATAGCAAATCAGATTATCAAGGCCCGCTAGGGAATGGATGGCACCATGCTTATGATATGGCAATGCATGTAGACGATGATACCAATACTGTTACCGTAAGGCTTACCGATGGTAGACCCATTGCTTTTGAAAAACCTAGCCTAAAAAAACCAACGTTTAATAAAGCAGAGCAACTCGAACTTTTTGTAGACGATACCAATCGCCTGTACCTTTGGGATATAAAAGAAAATTTATATTATTATTTTACTCCCAACTCTTACAACGACTTGCATCTTCTGCAAACTGTAGCCAATGCCAATGGATTTGCTCTTTTTTTTGGGTATGATACTAATGGTTTTTTGATCAAAATAACCGATGCAGCTCATCGAGAACTTACAGTTATTAACGATAACCAAGGCAGAATACTAACCATTACGGCACCGCATCCAACGGCATATAACCAGTTTTTTGCAATTGCCACCTATGAGTATGATGCAATAGGGAACCTTGTAAAACAGACCAATGCTGAGAACGATAGTATGTTCTTTGAATATAAAGACAGGCTAATGACCAAAGAAATTTGGCGTAATGGTCTTAATTGGTATTTTGAGTATGATGGTACAGCACCTGGAGCGCGCTGTGTACACACTTGGGGAGATGGAGATATTTACAACCACAAATTATTTTTTGAAGAAGGCAAAACGATTGTAACCGATAGCCGAGGGCATGACATTGAGTACTACCATAAAAACGGACTCGTATACAAACGTATTGATCCTAATGGAGCTATAAATCAGTGGCTTTACGACAAAGACAATCAACTACTTTCTGAAACTGACCCGCTAGAAAATGCCTATTTATTTGGCTATGACAATCGTGGTAACCAGATACAAACCACCAACCCAATGGGGGGGACTGAAACGACAGACTATAGCTTTTTGCATAAGAACCTACCAAGTTTATTAGAAACGTCATTGGGTGGAAAATGGAAATGGAAATACGACTCTAATGGGAACACTATAGAAGTTACCAACCCCAATAATGCCAAAACCAAAATAGAATACCAAAACGGTTTACCTAATACTATTATAGATTATTTGGGTAATAAAACACTTTTGGAGTATGACAAAAATTATAACTTAATACAAATAACAGAACCTACAGGTGCTATAACCTTATATAGTTATGATTCTCTAGGAAGAAATATTACTACACAAAACGCAAAAGACGCTAAACAAAAACTGTTTTATGACCTACTAGGTAGAGTAACCCAAGTAGATGATTTTGATGGGAATGAGATAAAATTACAATACGATGGTATAGACAACCTGTTGCAATACAATGATGCTCAGACTGAGGTAAGCTACACTTACAAAGGGATGTGGAAAATGACAGGTAGGTATCAAAACCAAAAAAAGACTCTCTTTTTTTACAATAAAGAAGAACAGTTGATACGAATAGAAAACGACCACCAGCCCTACACTTTTAAGCGTGACAGCGTAGGTAATGTAGTCGAAGAAAGTCCGTTTGACAATGTAGTGCGTCTGTATAAACATGACCTTGCGGGTAATGTTCTGCAAAAAGAAATAGAAAACCACGAAAGTACTCTAGCTCAAAATGCCAAAACGAATTATGAGTATAACAGATTAGGCAACATACAAAAAATTACCTACACAGATGGCATAGAACACCTGTTTGACTATAATCCAGCAGGCTTACTCATCAGTGCTATAAACCCAGCTAGTGAGGTAACCTTTGCCTACGACACCTTAGGTAATATTACCCAAGAAACACAAAATGGTACCATTATAACCAATACGTATAATGCAGTAGGACAACGTACCAATTTGAAAAGTAATCTAGGAGCTAACCTGGATCTGGAGTATAATGAGTTGGGGCAGTTAAGCAAAATGAAAACCCAAGAAGACTGGCAAAGCACTTTTGGTTATGACCAAATGGGACTAGAAATACAACGTTTACTACCAGGTAACATACAACAAACTACCAACCGAGATGCGCTAGGACGACCAACGGAACAACTTGTAGGACATGCCAGTAAACGTGTTAAAAGCCGAAAATACCAATGGGGAATAAACAACCAATTAAGACAAATAATAGACTCTACCACAGGTGTAACTAATTTTGCATATAACAAAAACGGGCACTTAACAGAAGCAAAATATGCCGATGGAAGTATCCAAAACAGATATCCGGACGGCAAAGGAAACCTATACGAAACACCCGAAAAAAAGGATAGAACGTATACCCGAGATGGGAAATTAGAAAAAAAAGGCAGTTGGCATTACAAATATGACCATCTTGGTAACTTAATAGAAAAATATAAAAAAACAGGAAGTATTTTTTCTTTTAAAGAAGAGCATTGGTTTTATGAATGGAATGCCACAGGAATGCTTAAAAGGGTACAACGCCCCGATGGTGACTATGTAAACTTTGCATACGACGCCTTGGGCAGAAGAATATACAAACATTATAAAAAAACATTTACTAACTTTGCTTGGGATGGTAATGTGCCTTTGCACGAATGGAAAACATTTACGACTAAAGACGTACTCTCAGACAATATTATAACATGGGTATTTGAAGAAGACAGTTTTTCTCCAATAGCCAAAATAAAGAATGATAAACAGTATAGTATAATAAATGATCATTTAGGTACGCCAATAGAAGCGTATGCTGATGATGGAAAACTTATTTGGGAGCGTTCTTTAAACAGTAACGGTAAAGTTCTAAAAGAAACTGGCTTTGAAAACTTTTGCCAATTTTTGTATCAGGGACAAAGTTATGATAGTGAAATAGAACTTGCCTATAATCGTTTTAGGTACTATGACCCTGAGGAAGGACGCTACATAAGTCAGGATCCGATAGGCCTTTTAAGCGGGGAGTTTGGGTTTTATAATTATGTTCATGATACGAATGCGTGGATTGATGAATTAGGACTTGCAAGTAATGCTTATAAAGCCGCATGGACTAAAGCAAGGAAAAAATACTGGTCAGACGAATTAGAAGCAATTCCTGGTAGGTTTTCTGAAAGAAATAAACAACGAATTAGAGAAGGCAATTCTCCACAGATTAAAGTTATTGTAGAGGATAAATTAGGAAACAGAAGTACTAAATATGTGTCTATGGAACTTGAACATACTCATTTAAAACAAAGAGGAGGCTCATTAAAAGCTCATGAATCTTGGAATTTGACAGAAGCAAATCCTTGGGGACATGCTTCAATGGATAAATATCGACATGTTGGGACAAAATTGATAAAAATTTTAGAAGGCCTAAATCCTAAATAA
- a CDS encoding immunity 17 family protein: MKEQSESITNQFSQFLTQNPHYGYLLAAVGFTIFFLGYLFRWSWIINPEGSTRSVFLYEVFGKETMRKLMIVVMGVVVFLCVGAFFLSNSKQKDSLKNTSDKEVTQQK; encoded by the coding sequence ATGAAAGAGCAATCAGAAAGCATTACAAACCAATTTAGCCAATTTTTAACTCAAAATCCACATTATGGTTATTTGTTAGCCGCAGTGGGGTTTACTATATTTTTTCTGGGATATTTGTTCAGATGGAGTTGGATTATTAATCCTGAGGGGAGCACGCGATCTGTGTTTTTATATGAAGTATTTGGAAAAGAAACCATGCGTAAATTAATGATAGTTGTTATGGGTGTAGTGGTTTTTCTTTGCGTTGGAGCTTTTTTTCTTTCTAATTCAAAACAAAAAGATAGCTTAAAAAACACTTCTGATAAAGAGGTTACTCAACAAAAATAA
- a CDS encoding type VI secretion system Vgr family protein → MTRPAIIFGIDGKKISHFTSIELVQVINGHHQFEIHVPHAAVESPLAYTLENAQGWLGKVVHIMLEEKNNFLGVVTNVDFDQEMGHSGNQIIVSGYSKTILLESGEKLYSWEELPLKDIVKEVVKNGSGEQLQNEINPEYTSKMDYQNQYLETDFQFIQRLAKQYNEWLYYDGEKLVFGKPKSFDDPISLMYNRDISKLKISVQAVPNKFSAFTYNESTDKRYTAKSKDTVGGLPKLGNEAFASSKDLFATPAFTHGVVSTGDDLILESFLKKKQESAAANTNYVNASTKNSKLKIGSIVNIQSSVLENSSMITQEVGSYIITEITHYATHLGEYGNDFRAIPSKILSLPEPDIAYPIAQTQQAIVESNTDPKNKGRIRVQMLWQQGTSMKTAWLRVMTPDAGGPNNRGIVFIPEVGDSVMLGFRHNDPNRPFVLGSVFNHVIGAGGGSGNNTKTIRTKSGSTIAFQEDKKSITITDGAGNSVALDGAGNISVASSASITLTTGSSSLTLKEDGTIDLSGNKVTINGAETLDHNSPKVTVTGSEEVVVTSPIKVDINSAAEVSVTGTALATLSSSATTSVEGTIIRLN, encoded by the coding sequence ATGACACGACCAGCAATAATATTTGGAATAGACGGTAAAAAAATAAGTCATTTTACCAGCATTGAATTGGTACAGGTAATAAATGGCCATCATCAATTTGAAATTCATGTCCCACACGCGGCAGTAGAGAGTCCTTTGGCATACACGCTGGAAAATGCGCAAGGCTGGTTAGGTAAAGTGGTACATATAATGCTTGAGGAGAAAAATAATTTTTTAGGGGTTGTTACCAATGTCGATTTTGATCAGGAAATGGGGCATTCAGGTAACCAGATAATTGTGTCTGGATATTCTAAAACGATATTGTTAGAATCAGGAGAAAAGTTATATTCCTGGGAAGAACTACCCTTAAAAGATATTGTAAAAGAAGTAGTTAAGAATGGTTCTGGGGAGCAATTACAGAACGAAATAAATCCTGAGTATACCAGTAAAATGGACTATCAGAATCAGTATCTCGAAACTGATTTTCAGTTCATCCAGCGATTAGCAAAACAATATAATGAATGGTTGTATTATGACGGAGAGAAATTAGTTTTTGGCAAGCCTAAAAGTTTTGATGATCCTATATCGTTAATGTATAATAGAGATATTTCAAAATTAAAAATATCTGTACAGGCTGTACCTAATAAATTTAGTGCTTTTACTTACAACGAAAGCACAGATAAGCGTTATACGGCTAAATCTAAAGATACAGTAGGTGGTTTACCCAAATTAGGAAACGAAGCATTTGCAAGCTCAAAAGATCTTTTTGCAACACCTGCTTTTACGCACGGTGTTGTAAGTACAGGTGATGATTTAATTCTGGAATCTTTCTTAAAAAAGAAGCAAGAAAGTGCTGCTGCCAATACCAATTACGTTAATGCAAGTACTAAAAATTCAAAATTAAAAATAGGAAGTATTGTCAATATACAATCGAGTGTTTTAGAAAACTCGAGCATGATTACACAAGAAGTAGGTTCTTATATTATTACCGAAATTACGCATTATGCTACACATTTAGGAGAGTATGGGAATGATTTTAGAGCGATACCTTCAAAAATACTAAGCTTGCCAGAACCGGATATTGCTTATCCAATTGCACAAACACAGCAAGCGATTGTAGAGAGTAATACCGACCCGAAAAATAAAGGAAGAATTAGGGTGCAAATGCTTTGGCAACAAGGTACTTCGATGAAAACAGCCTGGCTTCGTGTCATGACCCCTGATGCAGGTGGACCAAATAATAGAGGAATTGTATTTATCCCTGAGGTAGGAGATTCTGTAATGTTAGGGTTTAGACATAACGACCCCAACAGACCTTTTGTATTAGGAAGTGTATTTAACCATGTTATCGGAGCTGGTGGTGGTAGCGGTAATAACACTAAAACTATTAGAACTAAAAGTGGTAGCACCATAGCTTTTCAGGAAGATAAAAAAAGTATTACTATAACAGATGGAGCAGGAAATTCTGTGGCATTAGATGGAGCAGGAAATATTTCGGTTGCATCTTCGGCTTCAATAACGCTAACTACAGGTAGTAGTAGTTTAACATTAAAAGAAGATGGAACTATTGATTTATCGGGTAATAAAGTAACGATTAATGGTGCGGAGACACTGGATCATAATAGTCCAAAAGTAACTGTAACTGGTTCGGAAGAAGTTGTAGTGACCTCTCCGATAAAAGTAGATATAAATTCGGCTGCAGAAGTTTCTGTTACAGGAACTGCATTAGCAACTTTATCTTCATCGGCAACCACATCTGTAGAGGGAACAATTATTAGATTAAATTAA
- the tssD gene encoding type VI secretion system tube protein TssD, with protein MAFKAILEFEGNEYQVLFSKVDMLRHTDGKGAVSSEIKGGRLNVRVKSTDNTTVIEQAVNSQHKPVSGKVKYFKADSEQVMKELSFENAFIVFFSEQLDALAETPMVTEITFSAEKITLGNATLDNNWARI; from the coding sequence ATGGCATTTAAAGCAATTTTAGAATTCGAAGGAAACGAGTACCAAGTATTATTTTCAAAAGTAGATATGTTAAGACATACTGATGGTAAAGGAGCTGTTTCATCTGAAATTAAAGGAGGTAGATTAAACGTAAGAGTGAAATCTACAGACAACACTACAGTTATTGAGCAGGCAGTAAACAGTCAGCACAAACCAGTAAGTGGAAAAGTAAAGTATTTTAAAGCTGATTCTGAACAAGTAATGAAAGAACTTTCTTTTGAAAATGCTTTTATTGTTTTCTTTAGTGAGCAATTAGATGCTTTGGCAGAAACTCCAATGGTAACAGAGATCACTTTCTCAGCAGAGAAAATTACATTAGGTAATGCAACATTAGATAACAATTGGGCAAGAATTTAA
- a CDS encoding DUF5457 domain-containing protein yields MEIIKTIEIAKPLHEIILELFYFESKGKPCELTKKEILWKLKDSSISEYQMEEVLNWMVHHKKLNENLGLYSLDRFELIDLEEKFKNERLNKEQKQEPIFLLIIVL; encoded by the coding sequence ATGGAGATTATTAAAACAATAGAAATAGCCAAGCCTTTGCACGAAATAATTTTAGAATTATTTTATTTTGAAAGTAAAGGCAAACCTTGTGAGCTTACCAAAAAAGAAATTTTATGGAAACTAAAAGATTCTAGTATTTCTGAATACCAGATGGAAGAAGTACTCAACTGGATGGTTCATCATAAAAAACTAAATGAAAATTTAGGACTTTATAGTTTAGACCGCTTTGAACTTATTGATTTAGAAGAGAAATTTAAAAACGAAAGATTGAATAAAGAACAAAAACAAGAACCTATTTTTTTACTAATTATAGTACTATAA
- the tssR gene encoding type VI secretion system protein TssR domain-containing protein has translation MKISILLRYTFLMCLLITNPIFAQVKNSTSVLKKTEKTINTYDNEKQKESEKTELKLVFSDRTDNNIYEEPYSSKVKNKAAILSPMYVINQDKNYYEVVVADKKMIGKPKGTLSVLRSKKNHFSNAKEVQYLGWIKKDNVIEYSRAMQNQTNLKYVRYFVACNTLDNLFSSDKNVKKKALLLKNEPNLETVAKKNIKLNDFVYVYKIDKTTKSAFVSNFDDITTKDTLNHKYGWVPIQYLNPIEDNMVVKLSTADKLELSSGKITFQANELYKNTFFINENQSSKPIKFDNISKVLLPINIWNHDKNKITNLRGDDITIKTIEQIASQSKNINFYYIFENNNSTKQYLKKTLSALQNLKLTTSNELYANYNFTYSFIAKGKYKSYYLAKSPSFSKWFDLIEKSIKTPEEISKENILPNNNNGISQFLSSDANFENNFFILAGLDNSINSTLPDSFNALAKNNAKLLFILFGNENTADNQDFILQSKMYLNEASNANKRNIQNYYVDPKLVIKNDEFTYNGEYDNDYIYNAPLKSNFNGGIVFPKLNSELTPETINKAIDSVICKTIKTNNTLLKSLTQYKNEFSFLRSQPSQKINNLIENATQKDGVDTNITKNYKDETFVINAKDTLNNNLEDKVYILLTESEIKELLENYRELISKEYTNENIDKVEILNFKDKCKMYAGNIKKTEKIRARSSLADLLYFKTRVFVNSPQLHEIRIKDIRKFKKKREEFRSLFTALNAKLEVLEKMQRNSAFEVFDEESQIKYYYISKNLLL, from the coding sequence ATGAAAATTAGCATTTTACTTAGATATACTTTTTTGATGTGTCTATTGATCACAAATCCTATTTTTGCGCAGGTAAAAAACAGCACAAGTGTTCTCAAGAAAACAGAAAAGACAATTAATACTTATGATAATGAGAAGCAAAAGGAAAGCGAAAAAACGGAGCTTAAATTAGTTTTTTCAGATAGAACGGATAATAATATTTATGAAGAACCTTATAGTTCTAAAGTAAAAAATAAAGCAGCTATTCTGTCTCCGATGTATGTAATCAATCAGGATAAAAATTATTATGAAGTGGTGGTGGCCGATAAAAAGATGATCGGTAAACCCAAAGGAACTCTATCTGTTTTAAGGAGTAAAAAAAATCATTTTTCTAATGCCAAAGAAGTTCAATATCTAGGTTGGATCAAAAAAGACAATGTGATTGAATATAGCAGGGCAATGCAAAATCAAACAAATCTAAAGTATGTGAGGTATTTTGTAGCTTGTAACACATTAGACAATTTGTTTTCTAGTGATAAAAATGTCAAAAAAAAGGCTCTTTTATTAAAGAACGAACCGAATTTAGAAACAGTAGCTAAAAAAAATATCAAGTTAAATGATTTCGTATATGTATATAAAATAGATAAAACTACTAAATCGGCTTTTGTATCTAATTTTGATGATATAACAACAAAAGATACTCTCAATCATAAATATGGCTGGGTGCCTATTCAATATCTGAATCCAATAGAAGACAATATGGTTGTAAAACTAAGTACAGCCGATAAATTAGAATTATCATCTGGGAAAATTACTTTTCAGGCAAATGAACTTTATAAAAACACTTTTTTTATAAATGAAAATCAATCAAGTAAACCAATCAAGTTTGATAATATAAGTAAGGTTTTGTTACCAATAAATATTTGGAACCATGATAAAAATAAAATTACAAACTTAAGAGGTGATGATATTACTATAAAAACAATTGAGCAAATTGCATCTCAAAGTAAGAACATTAACTTTTATTATATTTTTGAGAATAATAATTCAACAAAACAGTATTTAAAGAAAACGCTTTCGGCATTACAAAATCTCAAATTAACCACGAGTAATGAGTTGTATGCAAATTATAATTTTACCTATTCGTTTATAGCCAAAGGAAAATATAAAAGTTATTATTTAGCAAAATCGCCTTCTTTTTCAAAATGGTTTGATTTAATTGAAAAAAGTATCAAAACACCTGAGGAAATTTCTAAGGAAAATATTTTGCCTAACAACAATAATGGAATTAGTCAATTTTTGAGTTCAGATGCCAATTTTGAGAATAACTTTTTTATTTTGGCAGGTTTAGATAATTCGATAAATTCTACTTTACCAGATAGTTTCAATGCCTTAGCCAAAAATAATGCAAAATTATTATTCATTCTTTTTGGAAATGAAAATACAGCCGATAATCAGGATTTTATCCTGCAAAGTAAAATGTATTTGAATGAGGCTAGTAATGCAAATAAAAGAAATATTCAGAACTATTATGTAGATCCAAAATTGGTTATAAAAAACGATGAGTTTACATATAATGGAGAATATGATAACGATTACATCTACAATGCTCCTTTAAAAAGTAATTTCAACGGAGGTATCGTATTCCCGAAATTAAATAGTGAACTTACTCCAGAAACCATAAATAAAGCGATTGATAGTGTTATTTGTAAAACTATAAAAACAAATAATACCTTATTAAAATCATTAACGCAATATAAAAATGAATTTAGCTTTTTGCGAAGCCAGCCAAGTCAAAAAATAAATAATTTAATTGAGAATGCTACTCAAAAAGATGGTGTTGATACCAACATTACAAAAAATTATAAAGACGAAACGTTTGTAATAAATGCAAAAGACACCCTTAATAACAATTTAGAAGATAAGGTATATATTTTACTAACAGAAAGCGAAATAAAGGAACTTCTTGAGAATTATAGAGAGTTAATTAGCAAAGAGTACACTAACGAGAATATCGATAAAGTCGAGATCCTTAATTTTAAGGATAAATGTAAAATGTATGCAGGAAATATAAAAAAAACAGAAAAGATAAGAGCTAGAAGTTCTTTGGCAGATTTGCTTTACTTCAAGACTAGAGTATTTGTTAATAGTCCTCAGTTGCATGAAATAAGAATTAAAGATATCCGAAAGTTTAAGAAAAAACGAGAGGAGTTTAGATCGCTTTTTACAGCTTTAAATGCAAAGCTAGAAGTTTTAGAAAAAATGCAACGAAACAGTGCTTTTGAGGTTTTTGATGAGGAATCTCAAATTAAATATTATTATATATCAAAGAATCTTTTATTATAA